A window of Primulina tabacum isolate GXHZ01 chromosome 4, ASM2559414v2, whole genome shotgun sequence contains these coding sequences:
- the LOC142542590 gene encoding uncharacterized protein LOC142542590 isoform X5: MAVPEFLLLPVVLFLSVYLAQSNALIGCQMSSCFSDRVAYELGEAKLRISRLVVTAESILEERIRDVNAKNKYFSERQRKIEELEVEIDRLRAVLSSFMVDSSNANQNLDVLDEEILELQAQLLWAASRKNNFEIHELEYKAADAERRLREIVDQVEGMAEVVSEQWIQIQRLEQAVHMAEIRTSKLKRESGWMTCQMVKSSKILLGKWFNKLERILNPYAPAAGSMLVFFKSQALQLFSATKSYHHQTSRLFFLLKTF, encoded by the exons ATGGCGGTACCGGAGTTTCTTCTTCTACCCGTAGTCCTTTTTCTCTCTGTCTATCTCGCCCAATCGAATGCTCTTATTGGTTGTCAAATGTCGTCTTGTTTTTCCGATCGCGTCGCGTATGAGCTGGGAGAGGCCAAGCTCAGAATCTCTCGACTTG TTGTGACCGCAGAATCCATCCTGGAGGAAAGAATCCGAGATGTAAATGCGAAAAACAAGTATTTCAGTGAACGCCAGAGGAAAATTGAAGAGTTGGAGGTAGAGATCGATCGCCTCAGAGCGGTACTGTCGAGTTTTATGGTCGATTCATCAAATGCAAATCAAAATCTCGATGTTCTTGATGAAGAG ATACTGGAACTGCAGGCACAACTTCTTTGGGCGGCCTCCCGGAAGAATAACTTTGAGATTCATGAGTTGGAGTACAAGGCAGCTGATGCCGAAAGAAGATTAAGAGAAATTGTCGATCAAGTTGAAGGG ATGGCCGAAGTTGTATCTGAACAGTGGATTCAAATTCAGCGACTTGAGCAGGCTGTTCACATGGCAGAG ATTAGAACATCGAAGCTTAAAAGGGAATCTGGCTGGATGACATGTCAGATGGTAAAG TCCTCTAAAATCCTGCTAGGCAAATGGTTTAACAAGTTAGAGAGGATTCTGAATCCTTATGCTCCAGCAGCAGGGTCTATGTTAGTTTTCTTCAAGTCTCAAGCTTTGCAACTATTCTCTGCCACGAAGAGTTATCATCACCAG ACTTCAAGGCTGTTCTTTTTGCTGAAAACCTTCTAA
- the LOC142542590 gene encoding uncharacterized protein LOC142542590 isoform X6 — protein MAVPEFLLLPVVLFLSVYLAQSNALIGCQMSSCFSDRVAYELGEAKLRISRLVVTAESILEERIRDVNAKNKYFSERQRKIEELEVEIDRLRAVLSSFMVDSSNANQNLDVLDEEILELQAQLLWAASRKNNFEIHELEYKAADAERRLREIVDQVEGMAEVVSEQWIQIQRLEQAVHMAEIRTSKLKRESGWMTCQMVKSSKILLGKWFNKLERILNPYAPAAGSMLVFFKSQALQLFSATKSYHHQMKMLVT, from the exons ATGGCGGTACCGGAGTTTCTTCTTCTACCCGTAGTCCTTTTTCTCTCTGTCTATCTCGCCCAATCGAATGCTCTTATTGGTTGTCAAATGTCGTCTTGTTTTTCCGATCGCGTCGCGTATGAGCTGGGAGAGGCCAAGCTCAGAATCTCTCGACTTG TTGTGACCGCAGAATCCATCCTGGAGGAAAGAATCCGAGATGTAAATGCGAAAAACAAGTATTTCAGTGAACGCCAGAGGAAAATTGAAGAGTTGGAGGTAGAGATCGATCGCCTCAGAGCGGTACTGTCGAGTTTTATGGTCGATTCATCAAATGCAAATCAAAATCTCGATGTTCTTGATGAAGAG ATACTGGAACTGCAGGCACAACTTCTTTGGGCGGCCTCCCGGAAGAATAACTTTGAGATTCATGAGTTGGAGTACAAGGCAGCTGATGCCGAAAGAAGATTAAGAGAAATTGTCGATCAAGTTGAAGGG ATGGCCGAAGTTGTATCTGAACAGTGGATTCAAATTCAGCGACTTGAGCAGGCTGTTCACATGGCAGAG ATTAGAACATCGAAGCTTAAAAGGGAATCTGGCTGGATGACATGTCAGATGGTAAAG TCCTCTAAAATCCTGCTAGGCAAATGGTTTAACAAGTTAGAGAGGATTCTGAATCCTTATGCTCCAGCAGCAGGGTCTATGTTAGTTTTCTTCAAGTCTCAAGCTTTGCAACTATTCTCTGCCACGAAGAGTTATCATCACCAG ATGAAGATGCTAGTCACTTAG
- the LOC142542590 gene encoding uncharacterized protein LOC142542590 isoform X7 encodes MAVPEFLLLPVVLFLSVYLAQSNALIGCQMSSCFSDRVAYELGEAKLRISRLVVTAESILEERIRDVNAKNKYFSERQRKIEELEVEIDRLRAVLSSFMVDSSNANQNLDVLDEEILELQAQLLWAASRKNNFEIHELEYKAADAERRLREIVDQVEGMAEVVSEQWIQIQRLEQAVHMAEIRTSKLKRESGWMTCQMVKSSKILLGKWFNKLERILNPYAPAAGSMLVFFKSQALQLFSATKSYHHQN; translated from the exons ATGGCGGTACCGGAGTTTCTTCTTCTACCCGTAGTCCTTTTTCTCTCTGTCTATCTCGCCCAATCGAATGCTCTTATTGGTTGTCAAATGTCGTCTTGTTTTTCCGATCGCGTCGCGTATGAGCTGGGAGAGGCCAAGCTCAGAATCTCTCGACTTG TTGTGACCGCAGAATCCATCCTGGAGGAAAGAATCCGAGATGTAAATGCGAAAAACAAGTATTTCAGTGAACGCCAGAGGAAAATTGAAGAGTTGGAGGTAGAGATCGATCGCCTCAGAGCGGTACTGTCGAGTTTTATGGTCGATTCATCAAATGCAAATCAAAATCTCGATGTTCTTGATGAAGAG ATACTGGAACTGCAGGCACAACTTCTTTGGGCGGCCTCCCGGAAGAATAACTTTGAGATTCATGAGTTGGAGTACAAGGCAGCTGATGCCGAAAGAAGATTAAGAGAAATTGTCGATCAAGTTGAAGGG ATGGCCGAAGTTGTATCTGAACAGTGGATTCAAATTCAGCGACTTGAGCAGGCTGTTCACATGGCAGAG ATTAGAACATCGAAGCTTAAAAGGGAATCTGGCTGGATGACATGTCAGATGGTAAAG TCCTCTAAAATCCTGCTAGGCAAATGGTTTAACAAGTTAGAGAGGATTCTGAATCCTTATGCTCCAGCAGCAGGGTCTATGTTAGTTTTCTTCAAGTCTCAAGCTTTGCAACTATTCTCTGCCACGAAGAGTTATCATCACCAG AATTGA
- the LOC142542590 gene encoding uncharacterized protein LOC142542590 isoform X1 — protein MAVPEFLLLPVVLFLSVYLAQSNALIGCQMSSCFSDRVAYELGEAKLRISRLVVTAESILEERIRDVNAKNKYFSERQRKIEELEVEIDRLRAVLSSFMVDSSNANQNLDVLDEEILELQAQLLWAASRKNNFEIHELEYKAADAERRLREIVDQVEGMAEVVSEQWIQIQRLEQAVHMAEIRTSKLKRESGWMTCQMVKSSKILLGKWFNKLERILNPYAPAAGSMLVFFKSQALQLFSATKSYHHQLQGHVKQAMKSNEITAVLAHEELIFIVASVLVAFPIMSACMLLLSHFS, from the exons ATGGCGGTACCGGAGTTTCTTCTTCTACCCGTAGTCCTTTTTCTCTCTGTCTATCTCGCCCAATCGAATGCTCTTATTGGTTGTCAAATGTCGTCTTGTTTTTCCGATCGCGTCGCGTATGAGCTGGGAGAGGCCAAGCTCAGAATCTCTCGACTTG TTGTGACCGCAGAATCCATCCTGGAGGAAAGAATCCGAGATGTAAATGCGAAAAACAAGTATTTCAGTGAACGCCAGAGGAAAATTGAAGAGTTGGAGGTAGAGATCGATCGCCTCAGAGCGGTACTGTCGAGTTTTATGGTCGATTCATCAAATGCAAATCAAAATCTCGATGTTCTTGATGAAGAG ATACTGGAACTGCAGGCACAACTTCTTTGGGCGGCCTCCCGGAAGAATAACTTTGAGATTCATGAGTTGGAGTACAAGGCAGCTGATGCCGAAAGAAGATTAAGAGAAATTGTCGATCAAGTTGAAGGG ATGGCCGAAGTTGTATCTGAACAGTGGATTCAAATTCAGCGACTTGAGCAGGCTGTTCACATGGCAGAG ATTAGAACATCGAAGCTTAAAAGGGAATCTGGCTGGATGACATGTCAGATGGTAAAG TCCTCTAAAATCCTGCTAGGCAAATGGTTTAACAAGTTAGAGAGGATTCTGAATCCTTATGCTCCAGCAGCAGGGTCTATGTTAGTTTTCTTCAAGTCTCAAGCTTTGCAACTATTCTCTGCCACGAAGAGTTATCATCACCAG CTGCAAGGTCACGTCAAGCAGGCAATGAAAAGCAATGAAATTACTGCTGTTCTCGCTCATGAGGAGCTGATCTTTATTGTG GCATCAGTCCTTGTTGCTTTTCCAATAATGAGTGCCTGCATGTTACTCCTATCACATTTTAGTTAG
- the LOC142542590 gene encoding uncharacterized protein LOC142542590 isoform X3 yields MAVPEFLLLPVVLFLSVYLAQSNALIGCQMSSCFSDRVAYELGEAKLRISRLVVTAESILEERIRDVNAKNKYFSERQRKIEELEVEIDRLRAVLSSFMVDSSNANQNLDVLDEEAQLLWAASRKNNFEIHELEYKAADAERRLREIVDQVEGMAEVVSEQWIQIQRLEQAVHMAEIRTSKLKRESGWMTCQMVKSSKILLGKWFNKLERILNPYAPAAGSMLVFFKSQALQLFSATKSYHHQLQGHVKQAMKSNEITAVLAHEELIFIVASVLVAFPIMSACMLLLSHFS; encoded by the exons ATGGCGGTACCGGAGTTTCTTCTTCTACCCGTAGTCCTTTTTCTCTCTGTCTATCTCGCCCAATCGAATGCTCTTATTGGTTGTCAAATGTCGTCTTGTTTTTCCGATCGCGTCGCGTATGAGCTGGGAGAGGCCAAGCTCAGAATCTCTCGACTTG TTGTGACCGCAGAATCCATCCTGGAGGAAAGAATCCGAGATGTAAATGCGAAAAACAAGTATTTCAGTGAACGCCAGAGGAAAATTGAAGAGTTGGAGGTAGAGATCGATCGCCTCAGAGCGGTACTGTCGAGTTTTATGGTCGATTCATCAAATGCAAATCAAAATCTCGATGTTCTTGATGAAGAG GCACAACTTCTTTGGGCGGCCTCCCGGAAGAATAACTTTGAGATTCATGAGTTGGAGTACAAGGCAGCTGATGCCGAAAGAAGATTAAGAGAAATTGTCGATCAAGTTGAAGGG ATGGCCGAAGTTGTATCTGAACAGTGGATTCAAATTCAGCGACTTGAGCAGGCTGTTCACATGGCAGAG ATTAGAACATCGAAGCTTAAAAGGGAATCTGGCTGGATGACATGTCAGATGGTAAAG TCCTCTAAAATCCTGCTAGGCAAATGGTTTAACAAGTTAGAGAGGATTCTGAATCCTTATGCTCCAGCAGCAGGGTCTATGTTAGTTTTCTTCAAGTCTCAAGCTTTGCAACTATTCTCTGCCACGAAGAGTTATCATCACCAG CTGCAAGGTCACGTCAAGCAGGCAATGAAAAGCAATGAAATTACTGCTGTTCTCGCTCATGAGGAGCTGATCTTTATTGTG GCATCAGTCCTTGTTGCTTTTCCAATAATGAGTGCCTGCATGTTACTCCTATCACATTTTAGTTAG
- the LOC142542590 gene encoding uncharacterized protein LOC142542590 isoform X2, with amino-acid sequence MAVPEFLLLPVVLFLSVYLAQSNALIGCQMSSCFSDRVAYELGEAKLRISRLESILEERIRDVNAKNKYFSERQRKIEELEVEIDRLRAVLSSFMVDSSNANQNLDVLDEEILELQAQLLWAASRKNNFEIHELEYKAADAERRLREIVDQVEGMAEVVSEQWIQIQRLEQAVHMAEIRTSKLKRESGWMTCQMVKSSKILLGKWFNKLERILNPYAPAAGSMLVFFKSQALQLFSATKSYHHQLQGHVKQAMKSNEITAVLAHEELIFIVASVLVAFPIMSACMLLLSHFS; translated from the exons ATGGCGGTACCGGAGTTTCTTCTTCTACCCGTAGTCCTTTTTCTCTCTGTCTATCTCGCCCAATCGAATGCTCTTATTGGTTGTCAAATGTCGTCTTGTTTTTCCGATCGCGTCGCGTATGAGCTGGGAGAGGCCAAGCTCAGAATCTCTCGACTTG AATCCATCCTGGAGGAAAGAATCCGAGATGTAAATGCGAAAAACAAGTATTTCAGTGAACGCCAGAGGAAAATTGAAGAGTTGGAGGTAGAGATCGATCGCCTCAGAGCGGTACTGTCGAGTTTTATGGTCGATTCATCAAATGCAAATCAAAATCTCGATGTTCTTGATGAAGAG ATACTGGAACTGCAGGCACAACTTCTTTGGGCGGCCTCCCGGAAGAATAACTTTGAGATTCATGAGTTGGAGTACAAGGCAGCTGATGCCGAAAGAAGATTAAGAGAAATTGTCGATCAAGTTGAAGGG ATGGCCGAAGTTGTATCTGAACAGTGGATTCAAATTCAGCGACTTGAGCAGGCTGTTCACATGGCAGAG ATTAGAACATCGAAGCTTAAAAGGGAATCTGGCTGGATGACATGTCAGATGGTAAAG TCCTCTAAAATCCTGCTAGGCAAATGGTTTAACAAGTTAGAGAGGATTCTGAATCCTTATGCTCCAGCAGCAGGGTCTATGTTAGTTTTCTTCAAGTCTCAAGCTTTGCAACTATTCTCTGCCACGAAGAGTTATCATCACCAG CTGCAAGGTCACGTCAAGCAGGCAATGAAAAGCAATGAAATTACTGCTGTTCTCGCTCATGAGGAGCTGATCTTTATTGTG GCATCAGTCCTTGTTGCTTTTCCAATAATGAGTGCCTGCATGTTACTCCTATCACATTTTAGTTAG
- the LOC142542590 gene encoding uncharacterized protein LOC142542590 isoform X4: MAVPEFLLLPVVLFLSVYLAQSNALIGCQMSSCFSDRVAYELGEAKLRISRLESILEERIRDVNAKNKYFSERQRKIEELEVEIDRLRAVLSSFMVDSSNANQNLDVLDEEAQLLWAASRKNNFEIHELEYKAADAERRLREIVDQVEGMAEVVSEQWIQIQRLEQAVHMAEIRTSKLKRESGWMTCQMVKSSKILLGKWFNKLERILNPYAPAAGSMLVFFKSQALQLFSATKSYHHQLQGHVKQAMKSNEITAVLAHEELIFIVASVLVAFPIMSACMLLLSHFS; the protein is encoded by the exons ATGGCGGTACCGGAGTTTCTTCTTCTACCCGTAGTCCTTTTTCTCTCTGTCTATCTCGCCCAATCGAATGCTCTTATTGGTTGTCAAATGTCGTCTTGTTTTTCCGATCGCGTCGCGTATGAGCTGGGAGAGGCCAAGCTCAGAATCTCTCGACTTG AATCCATCCTGGAGGAAAGAATCCGAGATGTAAATGCGAAAAACAAGTATTTCAGTGAACGCCAGAGGAAAATTGAAGAGTTGGAGGTAGAGATCGATCGCCTCAGAGCGGTACTGTCGAGTTTTATGGTCGATTCATCAAATGCAAATCAAAATCTCGATGTTCTTGATGAAGAG GCACAACTTCTTTGGGCGGCCTCCCGGAAGAATAACTTTGAGATTCATGAGTTGGAGTACAAGGCAGCTGATGCCGAAAGAAGATTAAGAGAAATTGTCGATCAAGTTGAAGGG ATGGCCGAAGTTGTATCTGAACAGTGGATTCAAATTCAGCGACTTGAGCAGGCTGTTCACATGGCAGAG ATTAGAACATCGAAGCTTAAAAGGGAATCTGGCTGGATGACATGTCAGATGGTAAAG TCCTCTAAAATCCTGCTAGGCAAATGGTTTAACAAGTTAGAGAGGATTCTGAATCCTTATGCTCCAGCAGCAGGGTCTATGTTAGTTTTCTTCAAGTCTCAAGCTTTGCAACTATTCTCTGCCACGAAGAGTTATCATCACCAG CTGCAAGGTCACGTCAAGCAGGCAATGAAAAGCAATGAAATTACTGCTGTTCTCGCTCATGAGGAGCTGATCTTTATTGTG GCATCAGTCCTTGTTGCTTTTCCAATAATGAGTGCCTGCATGTTACTCCTATCACATTTTAGTTAG
- the LOC142542594 gene encoding uncharacterized protein At4g28440-like produces the protein MATKAPPKISQQSGAAAVEKPGLRKPVFVKVDSLKPGTTGHTIIVKVVNSTTVLNKKPRNANFRGPQNQNTKIAECLIGDETGTILFTARNEQVELMKPGNTVILRNSKIDMFKGSMRLAVDKWGLVEVAEPADFVVKEDNNLSLVEYELVNVDES, from the exons ATGGCGACCAAGGCTCCTCCGAAAATATCGCAGCAAAGTGGAGCCGCCGCTGTAGAAAAGCCCGGACTTAGGAAGCCGGTGTTTGTCAAAGTCGATTCCTTGAAGCCGGGGACAACCGGGCATACGATCATTGTCAAAGTGGTGAACTCGACTACTGTCCTCAACAAGAAACCCCGGAACGCCAATTTCCGTGGGCCGCAGAACCAGAATACCAAAATCGCTGAATGCCTTATCGGGGATGAAACTGGGACTATACTATTCACTGCTCGTAACGAGCAAG TTGAGCTGATGAAGCCAGGTAATACTGTGATTCTTCGGAATTCAAAGATCGACATGTTCAAAGGGTCCATGAGGCTGGCTGTTGATAAGTGGGGACTCGTTGAAGTTGCTGAACCAGCAGATTTTGTGGTCAAAGAGGACAATAATCTGTCCCTAGTCGAGTACGAGTTGGTCAATGTGGATGAATCTTGA
- the LOC142542593 gene encoding protein DEHYDRATION-INDUCED 19-like isoform X1, which yields MDSDFWTTRLPDAKRQFNLQHHRHLSHTHGFSQFDRFGRDGFELEEDIRSDFPCPYCFEEFDIASLCQHLEDEHPCESKPAICPVCSAKVTRDVLSHITLQHGHLFKFQRRRRLRRVPIPNSQALSLLGKDLREAHLQALFGSSTYRSNNAASSNATAVADPFLSSLDMNFTGSESEEISKSVMSSIEEISSKSDASLPMWKSSSLDSSLSREEREERTRQAAGRAVFLQDLLVSALSSD from the exons ATGGATTCTGATTTCTGGACCACTCGCCTGCCCGATGCGAAAAGGCAGTTCAATCTGCAGCATCACCGCCATCTCTCGCATACCCATGGCTTCTCTCAATTTG ATCGATTTGGCAGGGATGGTTTCGAGCTGGAAGAAGACATCCGATCCGATTTCCCATGCCCCTATTGTTTCGAGGAGTTTGATATAGCGTCCCTTTGCCAACATCTTGAAGATGAACATCCTTGTGAATCCAAACCCGCG ATCTGCCCTGTTTGTTCGGCTAAAGTCACTCGAGACGTGTTAAGTCACATAACTCTACAACATGGACACCTATTCAAG TTTCAGAGACGGCGCAGATTGCGTAGAGTTCCCATTCCAAACAGTCAAGCGCTGTCTCTGCTGGGTAAGGATCTTCGTGAAGCCCATCTTCAGGCACTTTTTGGAAGCAGCACATACCGATCCAACAATGCAGCTTCATCCAATGCTACTGCTGTTGCTGATCCTTTCCTGTCATCTCTTGATATGAACTTTACGGGCTCTGAAAGTGAGGAGATTTCAAAATCTGTGATGTCGAGTATTGAGGAAATCTCCTCAAAAAGTGATGCATCACTACCTATGTGGAAGTCGAG CAGTTTGGATTCATCATTGAGTCGCGAAGAACGTGAAGAAAGAACGCGACAGGCAGCAGGGAGAGCTGTCTTTCTCCAAGATTTACTTGTCTCGGCTCTGTCTTCTGATTAG
- the LOC142542593 gene encoding protein DEHYDRATION-INDUCED 19-like isoform X2: protein MDSDFWTTRLPDAKRQFNLQHHRHLSHTHGFSQFDRFGRDGFELEEDIRSDFPCPYCFEEFDIASLCQHLEDEHPCESKPAICPVCSAKVTRDVLSHITLQHGHLFKFQRRRRLRRVPIPNSQALSLLGKDLREAHLQALFGSSTYRSNNAASSNATAVADPFLSSLDMNFTGSESEEISKSVMSSIEEISSKSDASLPMWKSSLDSSLSREEREERTRQAAGRAVFLQDLLVSALSSD, encoded by the exons ATGGATTCTGATTTCTGGACCACTCGCCTGCCCGATGCGAAAAGGCAGTTCAATCTGCAGCATCACCGCCATCTCTCGCATACCCATGGCTTCTCTCAATTTG ATCGATTTGGCAGGGATGGTTTCGAGCTGGAAGAAGACATCCGATCCGATTTCCCATGCCCCTATTGTTTCGAGGAGTTTGATATAGCGTCCCTTTGCCAACATCTTGAAGATGAACATCCTTGTGAATCCAAACCCGCG ATCTGCCCTGTTTGTTCGGCTAAAGTCACTCGAGACGTGTTAAGTCACATAACTCTACAACATGGACACCTATTCAAG TTTCAGAGACGGCGCAGATTGCGTAGAGTTCCCATTCCAAACAGTCAAGCGCTGTCTCTGCTGGGTAAGGATCTTCGTGAAGCCCATCTTCAGGCACTTTTTGGAAGCAGCACATACCGATCCAACAATGCAGCTTCATCCAATGCTACTGCTGTTGCTGATCCTTTCCTGTCATCTCTTGATATGAACTTTACGGGCTCTGAAAGTGAGGAGATTTCAAAATCTGTGATGTCGAGTATTGAGGAAATCTCCTCAAAAAGTGATGCATCACTACCTATGTGGAAGTCGAG TTTGGATTCATCATTGAGTCGCGAAGAACGTGAAGAAAGAACGCGACAGGCAGCAGGGAGAGCTGTCTTTCTCCAAGATTTACTTGTCTCGGCTCTGTCTTCTGATTAG